In one Kluyveromyces marxianus DMKU3-1042 DNA, complete genome, chromosome 4 genomic region, the following are encoded:
- the EMP70 gene encoding Emp70p, which yields MVHSLYSALKNDLARYNEMNLDNDFEEETGWKLIHGDVFRSPERAMLLSVFVGSGAQLALMTTTTILFACLGFLSPSSRGSLTTVMFLLYAIFGSFGSFTSMATYKFFNGKNWRTNLVLTPILIPGSILAVVVALNFFLIFVHSSGAIPFKTMIVIVFLWFIVSIPLSAIGSLMAWKKCNWDQHPAKTNQIARQIPFQPWYLKTLPASLIAGIFPFGSIAVELYFIYSSLWFNKIYYMFGFLFFSFLLLILTTSLITILLTYYSLCLENWKWQWRSFIIGGCGCAFYVFCHSILFTKFRLGGLTTVVLYLGYSSLISGLCCLMTGAIGFLSSLLLVKKIYSCIKVD from the coding sequence ATGGTCCATTCCTTGTACAGTGCATTGAAGAATGACTTAGCCCGTTATAACGAGATGAACCTCGACAAcgactttgaagaagaaaccgGATGGAAGCTCATTCATGGAGATGTTTTCCGTTCACCTGAAAGGGCCATGCTTCTATCTGTGTTCGTTGGGTCTGGTGCTCAACTTGCCTTAATGACTACCACAACAATCTTATTCGCTTGCTTAGGGTTCTTGTCGCCAAGCTCTAGAGGATCTTTGACTACTGTTATGTTCTTATTGTATGCTATTTTCGGTTCGTTTGGTTCGTTTACTTCCATGGCCACTTATAAGTTCTTCAACGGGAAAAACTGGAGAACCAACTTGGTCTTGACTCCAATCTTGATCCCTGGTTCGATCTTAGCTGTCGTTGTTGCtttgaacttcttcctAATATTTGTTCACTCTTCTGGTGCCATTCCATTCAAGACTATGATcgttattgttttcttatGGTTCATAGTTTCTATTCCTCTATCTGCTATTGGATCTCTCATGGCATGGAAAAAGTGTAACTGGGATCAACATCCTGCTAAAACCAACCAGATTGCAAGACAAATTCCATTCCAACCATGGTATTTGAAGACTCTTCCTGCATCTTTGATTGCGGGAATCTTCCCATTCGGCTCCATTGCTGTTGAATTGTACTTCATTTACTCCTCGTTGTGGTTTAATAAGATTTACTACATGTTTGGCTTCTTATTCTTCTCCTTCCTATTGCTCATCTtaacaacttctttgatCACAATTCTACTAACATACTACTCATTGTGCTTAGAAAACTGGAAGTGGCAATGGAGAAGTTTCATTATCGGTGGTTGTGGTTGCGCATTCTATGTGTTCTGCCATTCTATCCTCTTCACAAAATTCAGATTGGGTGGACTAACTACGGTGGTTCTATATCTAGGATACTCTTCTTTGATCAGTGGATTATGTTGCTTAATGACAGGTGCCATTGGATTTTTGAGCAGTTTACTTCtagtgaagaagatatacTCATGCATTAAAGTCGATTAA
- the ALG14 gene encoding N-acetylglucosaminyldiphosphodolichol N-acetylglucosaminyltransferase anchoring subunit ALG14, giving the protein MLFALLWCILLWIITLCLVRICAVIPLFSSSKRHATADADAKDLVLFVFLGSGGHTGEMLRLLDHYQKAIIEGATTIHVGYSDEDSLVKFKDKIGAIVSSKQLQVKIEYHHFKKARDVGSSVAGSVISIIETLITSMTITYNIKKSMRGKPNLTLLNGPGTCCIITVWLKLYHLFLWQPSKIVYVESLARTNRLSLTGKILYPLADEFVVQWPDLLPAYPRAKYYGILV; this is encoded by the coding sequence ATGTTATTTGCGCTTCTTTGGTGTATACTGCTCTGGATTATCACGCTTTGCCTAGTAAGGATATGCGCCGTAATTCCTCTATTCAGCAGCAGTAAGAGGCATGCTACCGCTGATGCTGATGCCAAGGATCTTgtcttgtttgttttccttGGGTCAGGTGGACATACTGGGGAGATGCTACGATTGCTAGATCATTATCAAAAGGCGATAATTGAGGGGGCAACTACTATACATGTGGGATATTCGGATGAGGATAGTTTGGTGAAGTTTAAGGATAAGATCGGGGCTATTGTTTCTTCTAAACAGCTACAGGTGAAAATAGAGTACCATCATTTCAAGAAGGCGCGTGATGTTGGGAGTTCGGTTGCAGGGTCCGTGATAAGTATCATCGAGACGCTGATAACTTCGATGACTATTACGTATAATATCAAGAAGTCTATGAGGGGTAAACCGAACCTCACTTTGCTCAATGGGCCCGGGACCTGTTGTATAATTACTGTGTGGCTGAAATTGTACCATTTGTTCTTATGGCAGCCTTCCAAGATTGTGTATGTAGAGTCGTTGGCGCGGACCAACAGGTTGAGTCTAACTGGGAAGATTCTGTACCCATTGGCAGACGAGTTTGTGGTGCAATGGCCGGATCTACTCCCAGCGTATCCAAGGGCCAAGTATTACGGCATTCTCGTGTGA
- the HSP26 gene encoding chaperone protein HSP26: MSFNSPFFQFFDAINQEVDQFNRLLNNSGFIAPRQIEDESSGNSKQVAKQNQNANSLSSFFQDPWFADFGKDLIPPLDILDHEKEYEVHVSVPGIKDKKDIGLEYHQEANEIVISGEIPDITTEETKDSAKIRERRYGKFKRVVRLPKYPGVDADNIKANYTNGVLVLTVPKLKPSEDEKAKVRKIEVGDAKL, translated from the coding sequence ATGTCTTTCAATTCAccatttttccaattcttcgaTGCTATCAACCAGGAAGTTGACCAATTCAACAGACTGTTGAACAACTCCGGTTTCATTGCCCCAAGACAAATTGAGGACGAGTCTTCGGGCAACTCAAAGCAAGTGGCCAAGCAAAACCAAAATGCCAACTCGCTATCCAGCTTCTTCCAAGACCCATGGTTTGCTGATTTTGGTAAGGATTTGATCCCTCCATTGGATATTTTGGATCATGAGAAGGAATACGAAGTTCATGTCAGTGTTCCTGGTatcaaggacaagaaggacATTGGCTTGGAATATCACCAAGAAGCAAATGAAATTGTGATTTCCGGTGAGATTCCAGACATCACAACCGAGGAGACCAAGGACTCGGCTAAGATTAGAGAGAGAAGATACGGTAAGTTCAAGAGAGTTGTCAGATTGCCTAAGTACCCAGGCGTTGATGCAGACAACATCAAAGCAAACTACACCAACGGTGTCTTGGTCTTGACCGTTCCAAAGTTAAAGCCTTCTGAAGACGAAAAGGCAAAGGTTCGCAAGATCGAAGTTGGTGATGCAAAGTTGTAA